The following coding sequences are from one Scomber scombrus chromosome 20, fScoSco1.1, whole genome shotgun sequence window:
- the dnajb6b gene encoding LOW QUALITY PROTEIN: dnaJ homolog subfamily B member 6b (The sequence of the model RefSeq protein was modified relative to this genomic sequence to represent the inferred CDS: deleted 1 base in 1 codon) — translation MMEYYQTLGVQKNATQEDIKKAYRKLALKWHPDKNPDNKDEAEKRFKELSEAYEVLSDENKRNTYDRYGKEGLSQGGGGGGGGGGGHYDHFGGSSFTFRNPEDVFREFFGGRDPFADFFADDPFDDFFGGGHSRHRGASRSRTGGSLFGFGHFPAFGHSITGFDSGFSSFGDMGGGITSFSSSSFGGGGGGGTGNFRSVSTSTKFINGRKVTTKRIVENGQERVEVEEDGQLKSLTVNGKEQLLRLDNK, via the exons TTACAGAAAACTGGCATTGAAGTGGCATCCAGACAAGAACCCAGACAACAAGGATGAAGCAGAGAAAAGGTTCAAAGAGCTGTCAGAGGCATATGAAGTGCTCTCAGATG AAAACAAGAGGAATACTTATGACCGATATGGCAAAGAAGGTCTGtcacaaggaggaggaggaggaggaggaggaggag GAGGCCATTACGATCACTTTGGTGGCAGCAGCTTCACATTCCGTAATCCCGAGGACGTTTTCAGGGAATTCTTTGGTGGCAGAGATCcatttgcagatttttttg CTGATGACCCCTTTGATGATTTCTTCGGAGGTGGTCACAGTCGCCATCGGGGCGCAAGCCGAAGCAGGACGGGAGGGTCGCTCTTTGGTTTCGGGCATTTCCCAGCGTTTGGACACAGCATCACCGGGTTTGATTCAG GTTTTAGCTCATTTGGAGATATGGGCGGAGGAATcacttccttctcctcttcatcttttggaggcggtggaggaggaggaacggGTAACTTTAGATCTGTGTCGACCTCCACCAAGTTCATCAACGGCAGA AAAGTTACTACAAAACG GATCGTGGAGAACGGCCAAGAGCGGGTGGAAGTGGAAGAGGATGGTCAGTTAAAATCTCTAACAGTTAATGGTAAGGAGCAGCTCCTAAGACTGGATAACAAGTAA